A genome region from Natronobeatus ordinarius includes the following:
- a CDS encoding PIN domain-containing protein — MTFLDSSVIIDMLEGVEDTVEFVESQGTPYLTSAICVYEVLEGPLGSGRTDVEAERQRFGGVRALEFNESLALEAARLQDELLDEGTRMAVRDLMIAATARSTGDHLVVADADFQTDALESKLRVTNCRDD; from the coding sequence ATGACGTTTCTCGACTCGTCGGTCATCATCGACATGCTCGAGGGCGTCGAGGACACCGTCGAGTTCGTCGAATCGCAGGGGACACCCTATCTGACTTCGGCGATCTGCGTCTACGAAGTTCTCGAGGGGCCGCTCGGAAGCGGCCGCACCGACGTCGAGGCGGAACGGCAGCGCTTCGGCGGCGTTCGTGCCCTCGAGTTCAACGAGAGCCTCGCGCTCGAGGCCGCCCGGCTACAGGACGAACTACTCGACGAGGGTACCCGAATGGCGGTTCGAGACCTGATGATCGCCGCCACGGCGCGATCGACCGGCGACCACCTCGTCGTTGCCGACGCCGACTTTCAGACGGACGCCCTCGAGTCGAAGCTGCGAGTGACGAACTGCAGGGACGACTGA
- the purL gene encoding phosphoribosylformylglycinamidine synthase subunit PurL — translation MSLPESDHELVVSELGREPTPAEAALFENLWSEHCAYRSSRPLLSAFESEGEQVVVGPGDDAAVVALDEETYITMGIESHNHPSYVDPFDGAATGVGGIVRDTLSMGAYPIALADSLYFGAFEREHSKYLFEGVVEGISHYGNCIGVPTVAGSVDFHPDYEGNPLVNVACVGLLDAERLVTAEAQEPGNKLVLVGNATGRDGLGGASFASEDLAEDAETEDRPAVQVGDPYAEKLLIEANEVLIEEGLVESARDLGAAGLGGASSEMVAKGGLGAHIELERVHQREPNMSALEILLAESQERMCYEVTPENVDRVQEIAETFDLGCSVIGEVTEEHYVCTFEGETVVDVDAYFLGEGAPMNDLEVEESEVPETDLPEADLEDAFETVVSSPNTASKEWVYRQYDHEVGVRTSVPPGDDAAIIAIRENETGLAISAGAAPNWTSVAPFEGAKAVALENATNLAAKGATPLAAVDCLNGGNPEKPDVYGGFKATVDGLAEMCAELSAPVVGGNVSLYNDSPSGPIPPTPTLALVGTKEGYDAPPLSAASEGELLLVGDLALEAGAFRLGGSEYLARLGGSDEFPALPENPAELIETLASVADAEGTLAVHDVSHGGLAVSLAEMVEDGAGLAVSLPGDAHAAGALFHEQPGRALIQTTDPESVREAFDGVAPVVTLGSGTDDGTLSIELGDQELTADADEIGSMRSVIDAELE, via the coding sequence ATGAGTCTTCCCGAGTCGGACCACGAACTCGTCGTCTCCGAGCTGGGGCGGGAGCCGACCCCCGCCGAGGCGGCGCTGTTCGAGAACCTCTGGAGCGAACACTGTGCGTACCGCTCCTCGAGACCGCTGCTGTCGGCGTTCGAGAGCGAGGGAGAGCAGGTCGTCGTCGGACCGGGCGACGACGCGGCCGTCGTCGCACTCGACGAGGAGACGTACATCACGATGGGGATCGAGAGCCACAACCACCCCTCCTACGTCGATCCGTTCGACGGCGCGGCGACGGGCGTCGGCGGCATCGTCCGTGACACCCTCTCGATGGGGGCCTATCCCATCGCGCTCGCGGACTCGCTGTACTTCGGCGCGTTCGAGCGCGAGCACTCGAAGTACCTCTTCGAGGGCGTCGTCGAGGGCATCAGCCACTACGGTAACTGCATCGGCGTGCCGACCGTGGCGGGGAGCGTCGACTTCCACCCCGATTACGAGGGCAATCCGCTGGTGAACGTCGCCTGCGTCGGCCTGCTCGACGCGGAGCGACTGGTGACGGCGGAGGCCCAGGAGCCAGGCAACAAACTCGTCCTCGTGGGCAACGCCACCGGCCGCGACGGCCTCGGTGGGGCGAGTTTCGCGAGCGAGGACCTCGCCGAGGACGCCGAGACCGAGGACCGCCCCGCGGTGCAGGTCGGCGACCCTTACGCCGAGAAGCTGCTGATCGAGGCCAACGAGGTCCTCATCGAGGAGGGGCTGGTCGAGTCCGCCCGCGACCTCGGGGCCGCCGGGCTGGGCGGCGCCTCGAGCGAGATGGTCGCCAAAGGCGGTCTGGGCGCACACATCGAACTCGAACGCGTCCACCAGCGCGAGCCGAACATGTCGGCCCTGGAGATCCTGCTGGCCGAATCCCAGGAGCGGATGTGTTACGAAGTGACGCCGGAGAACGTCGACCGCGTCCAAGAGATCGCCGAGACGTTCGACCTCGGCTGTTCGGTCATCGGCGAGGTCACCGAGGAGCACTACGTCTGCACCTTCGAGGGCGAGACCGTCGTCGACGTCGACGCCTACTTCCTCGGCGAGGGCGCGCCGATGAACGACCTCGAGGTCGAAGAATCCGAGGTGCCGGAAACCGATCTCCCCGAGGCCGACCTCGAGGACGCGTTCGAGACAGTCGTCTCGAGCCCGAACACGGCCTCGAAGGAGTGGGTCTACCGCCAGTACGACCACGAGGTCGGCGTGCGGACGAGCGTGCCGCCGGGCGACGACGCAGCGATTATCGCAATTCGGGAGAACGAGACCGGACTCGCAATCTCTGCAGGCGCGGCACCCAACTGGACGAGCGTGGCCCCCTTCGAAGGGGCGAAGGCGGTCGCCCTCGAGAACGCGACCAACCTCGCGGCGAAGGGCGCGACGCCGCTCGCGGCCGTCGACTGCCTGAACGGCGGAAACCCGGAGAAGCCCGACGTCTACGGCGGCTTCAAGGCCACCGTCGACGGGCTGGCTGAGATGTGTGCCGAGCTCTCGGCGCCCGTCGTCGGCGGCAACGTCTCGCTGTACAACGACTCTCCCTCTGGCCCAATCCCGCCGACGCCGACGCTCGCGCTGGTGGGAACGAAGGAGGGTTACGACGCGCCGCCGCTGTCGGCCGCTTCCGAGGGCGAACTCCTGCTCGTCGGCGACCTCGCGCTCGAGGCCGGCGCGTTCCGGCTGGGCGGCTCGGAGTACCTCGCCCGGCTCGGCGGCAGCGACGAGTTCCCGGCTCTGCCCGAGAATCCAGCCGAGCTGATCGAGACGCTCGCGTCGGTCGCCGACGCCGAGGGGACGCTCGCGGTTCACGACGTCAGCCACGGCGGCCTGGCCGTCTCGCTCGCCGAGATGGTCGAAGACGGTGCCGGACTTGCCGTCTCGCTGCCCGGTGACGCCCATGCCGCTGGGGCGCTGTTCCACGAACAGCCCGGCCGCGCGCTGATCCAGACGACCGATCCCGAGTCGGTCCGCGAGGCGTTCGACGGCGTTGCTCCCGTCGTCACCCTCGGCTCCGGAACCGACGACGGCACGCTTTCGATCGAGCTCGGTGACCAGGAACTCACCGCCGACGCCGACGAGATCGGATCGATGCGGTCGGTCATCGACGCCGAACTCGAGTAG
- a CDS encoding HalX domain-containing protein, producing the protein MEGNPHVLIVEDEPDLAALYTTWLEDSCTVETALDGREALESIDESVDVVLLDRRMPDRSGETVLDTIRENGLDCHVAMVTAVEPDFDIVELGFDAYLVKPVSKAELRTAIDRLLLRSTYDEQLQEYFSLASKKALLDGQKTAPERRASHEYARLEDRLAVVRTQVDETIDELVNRDGHRDLCLEITQSQGESPRQ; encoded by the coding sequence ATGGAGGGGAATCCACACGTCCTGATCGTCGAAGACGAACCCGACCTGGCCGCCCTGTACACCACCTGGCTCGAGGATTCGTGTACGGTCGAGACGGCGCTCGACGGGCGCGAGGCGCTCGAGTCGATCGACGAATCGGTCGACGTGGTCCTGCTGGACCGTCGGATGCCCGACCGCTCCGGTGAAACCGTCCTCGATACGATCCGTGAGAACGGACTCGACTGTCACGTCGCGATGGTGACGGCGGTCGAACCCGACTTCGACATCGTCGAGCTGGGATTCGACGCCTACCTCGTCAAGCCCGTCTCGAAGGCGGAACTGCGCACGGCCATCGATCGGCTGCTGTTACGATCGACGTACGACGAACAGCTCCAGGAGTACTTCTCGCTCGCCTCGAAGAAGGCACTGCTCGACGGCCAGAAGACCGCCCCCGAACGTCGGGCGAGCCACGAGTACGCGCGACTCGAGGACCGTCTGGCTGTGGTACGCACGCAGGTCGACGAGACGATCGACGAGCTGGTGAACCGGGACGGGCACCGGGACCTCTGCCTGGAGATCACACAGAGTCAAGGAGAAAGCCCACGACAGTAG
- a CDS encoding GAF domain-containing protein, which yields MTGRSIPMVDRLTDAFFSLDTDWRFTYLNEQAETLLERSRAELLGRVMWDEFPETVETQFLDGFYRAMDDQVPVSFEVYHTPLETWFEARAYPSETGLSVYMRDVTARKERETQLARHGAVVEAVEDGVVTLDSNTRIVSINDVVECVLDVDREDVVGDHVERLLELASVDPAETVELGRAISDIHVGNATKRQVELEFVDACENARVGEVRLVPIDHGTATVAGVVRDVTEQHEYGRVVTSLHEITRWLLQSDDPEEICAIAVHAGSDLLDLPISGIWLLDDEHGYLDPVAATAGAYDEFNGLPRFGQGEGLVWDVFEAGEVERYDDLRELADDCYNPGTPIRSEIIAPIGTHGVLVTGSLEPDAFDETDIDLLSTLAENTHAALDRAERERVLRDRTEQLERQTERLEAIADVLSTDLKRGLEAIEDALEQEETDVAEWEFPLSEDGATARLDRAERLVDDVREFARNATAVGPRSRIDLETAIDAAVCASNLESAAVVVEEGATLRADPERFGHFLETIFDDAAARSEGDVTVQVGLVGLDRPIDGPRGFYLLDDAPEIPPAIHEQVFEPAADDATDGLGLAVARSIAEAHGWTVSISRGERGGTRFEVRDVTTLERR from the coding sequence ATGACGGGGCGGTCGATTCCGATGGTCGATCGGCTCACCGATGCGTTCTTCTCGCTCGATACCGACTGGCGCTTTACCTACCTCAACGAGCAAGCCGAAACGCTCCTCGAGCGCTCCCGTGCGGAGCTGCTCGGTCGCGTCATGTGGGACGAGTTCCCCGAAACCGTCGAGACGCAGTTTCTCGACGGCTTCTACCGCGCGATGGACGACCAGGTCCCCGTCTCGTTCGAGGTGTATCACACCCCGCTCGAGACGTGGTTCGAGGCGCGAGCGTACCCCTCCGAGACGGGGCTGTCGGTCTACATGCGCGACGTGACTGCCAGAAAAGAGCGCGAGACGCAACTCGCCCGCCACGGAGCGGTCGTCGAGGCCGTCGAAGACGGCGTCGTCACGCTCGACTCGAACACCCGTATCGTCTCGATCAACGACGTCGTCGAGTGCGTGCTCGACGTCGACCGCGAGGACGTCGTCGGCGACCACGTCGAGCGGCTGCTCGAGCTGGCGTCGGTCGATCCCGCGGAGACGGTCGAACTCGGCCGGGCGATCAGCGACATCCACGTCGGCAACGCGACGAAGCGGCAGGTCGAACTCGAGTTCGTCGATGCGTGCGAGAACGCACGGGTCGGCGAAGTTCGGCTGGTCCCCATCGACCACGGGACGGCGACCGTCGCCGGCGTCGTTCGCGACGTCACCGAGCAACACGAGTACGGACGCGTCGTCACCTCGCTGCACGAGATTACCCGGTGGCTGCTCCAGTCCGACGACCCCGAAGAGATCTGTGCGATCGCCGTCCACGCCGGGAGCGACCTGCTCGACCTGCCGATCAGCGGCATCTGGCTGCTCGACGACGAGCACGGCTACCTCGACCCCGTCGCCGCGACCGCGGGGGCGTACGACGAGTTCAACGGGCTCCCCCGGTTCGGCCAGGGCGAGGGGCTCGTCTGGGACGTGTTCGAGGCCGGTGAGGTCGAACGCTACGACGACCTCCGCGAGCTCGCCGACGATTGCTACAACCCCGGAACGCCGATCCGCTCTGAGATCATCGCCCCGATCGGCACCCACGGCGTCCTCGTAACCGGCTCACTCGAGCCCGACGCGTTCGACGAGACCGACATCGACCTCCTCTCGACGCTCGCCGAGAACACCCACGCCGCACTCGACCGGGCCGAGCGCGAACGCGTTCTCCGCGACCGGACCGAACAACTCGAGCGACAGACCGAACGGCTCGAGGCCATCGCGGACGTCCTCTCGACGGACTTAAAACGAGGACTCGAGGCCATCGAAGACGCACTCGAGCAAGAGGAGACGGACGTCGCCGAGTGGGAGTTTCCCCTCTCCGAAGACGGAGCGACCGCGAGGCTCGATCGCGCCGAGCGACTCGTCGACGACGTCCGCGAGTTCGCCCGGAACGCCACTGCCGTTGGCCCCCGGTCCCGGATCGACCTCGAGACGGCGATCGACGCCGCCGTCTGCGCCTCGAACCTCGAGAGCGCGGCGGTCGTCGTCGAGGAAGGTGCCACCCTTCGAGCCGATCCCGAACGGTTCGGCCACTTCCTCGAGACGATCTTCGACGACGCCGCCGCCCGCTCGGAGGGCGACGTCACCGTCCAGGTAGGGCTCGTCGGCCTCGATCGGCCGATCGACGGCCCGCGCGGATTCTACCTGCTCGACGACGCCCCGGAGATACCGCCAGCCATCCACGAACAGGTGTTCGAACCCGCGGCCGACGACGCGACCGACGGGCTCGGACTCGCCGTCGCCAGATCCATCGCCGAAGCCCACGGCTGGACGGTGTCGATCTCGCGGGGCGAACGTGGCGGAACCCGCTTCGAGGTCAGGGACGTGACCACGCTCGAGCGCCGGTGA
- a CDS encoding lysylphosphatidylglycerol synthase transmembrane domain-containing protein: protein MKRRAIVAIAIALALLGVFVTLVGWNEVLGAIERTTPSVYAGAFLAMLACFGFRSAVWARVLSVVDEPRPYWLVLGVFLTASFVKYVTPYGQVASGVGTAAIVSRYTDAAYEESLAAVVSADVLNYLPYYTFGAVGLVAVVFLESPRFDPGAYVLPALALVVGIVAALALLWVGRSAVRAGVLRVSSGLRAPVARVSERKARLLRREHVERRFEGFYATLELVSRNRRSMSIALVYAHVGWLGLATALYVTALSLDAPVSVGAALLVVALSKLGFLVPTPGGIGGVEATLAAVLFLVTPMGVAVATATAILYRFATYWFTVFVGGSTSMVLTITDPLPPE from the coding sequence ATGAAACGCCGCGCGATCGTCGCGATCGCCATCGCGCTGGCCTTACTCGGCGTCTTCGTCACGCTCGTCGGCTGGAACGAGGTCTTAGGCGCGATCGAGCGGACGACGCCGTCGGTGTACGCCGGCGCATTCCTCGCGATGCTCGCCTGCTTTGGCTTCCGGAGCGCGGTGTGGGCTCGCGTCCTGTCAGTCGTCGACGAACCGCGGCCGTACTGGCTGGTCCTCGGCGTCTTCCTGACTGCGTCGTTCGTCAAGTACGTCACCCCCTACGGACAGGTCGCCTCGGGCGTCGGAACCGCCGCGATCGTCAGCCGGTACACCGACGCCGCCTACGAGGAGAGCCTCGCCGCGGTCGTGAGTGCCGACGTGCTCAACTACCTGCCGTACTACACGTTCGGCGCCGTCGGGCTGGTGGCCGTCGTCTTCCTCGAGTCACCCCGGTTCGATCCGGGGGCGTACGTCCTCCCCGCACTGGCGCTCGTCGTCGGGATCGTCGCCGCGCTCGCGTTGCTGTGGGTCGGCCGATCGGCCGTCCGCGCGGGCGTCCTCCGCGTCAGCTCGGGACTCCGTGCGCCGGTCGCCCGCGTTTCGGAACGGAAGGCGCGGCTGCTGCGCCGCGAACACGTCGAACGCCGATTCGAGGGGTTCTACGCGACGCTCGAGCTGGTCTCCCGGAACCGCCGGTCGATGTCGATCGCGCTGGTGTACGCCCACGTCGGCTGGCTCGGACTGGCGACGGCGCTGTACGTCACGGCGCTCTCACTCGACGCGCCGGTGTCGGTCGGCGCCGCCTTGCTCGTGGTCGCGCTCAGTAAGCTCGGCTTCCTCGTCCCGACGCCGGGTGGGATCGGCGGCGTCGAAGCGACCCTCGCTGCAGTGTTGTTCCTCGTGACGCCGATGGGCGTCGCCGTCGCGACCGCGACGGCGATCCTCTATCGCTTCGCGACGTACTGGTTCACCGTCTTCGTCGGCGGGAGTACGTCGATGGTGCTCACGATCACGGACCCGCTCCCGCCGGAGTGA
- a CDS encoding triose-phosphate isomerase, with the protein MSLAYPHFLLNFKVYEGTAGEDGLALAETIEAVGAETGTAFAVSPQTPDLRLLAAETDLGVVVQSADALASGRGNGKVSLEAVADAGADGVLINHPESPDSLTDVAHLVESCADFGLESIVCVHSHEMGNAALAFDPDCLLFENPADVATDRAMSRTEPGRLERFVDLVAAEHPRTRVMAGGGISVAEDVERAFDLGVDAAGAASAFLEADDRRAWLRDVAAAIPGSDRLE; encoded by the coding sequence ATGAGCCTCGCGTATCCACACTTCCTGCTCAACTTCAAGGTGTACGAGGGCACGGCCGGCGAGGACGGACTGGCGTTGGCCGAAACGATCGAAGCCGTCGGGGCGGAGACCGGAACGGCGTTCGCCGTTTCCCCCCAGACGCCCGACCTGCGCCTTCTGGCCGCCGAAACCGACCTCGGCGTCGTCGTCCAGTCAGCCGACGCGCTCGCGTCCGGTCGTGGCAACGGCAAGGTCTCCCTCGAGGCGGTCGCCGACGCCGGGGCCGACGGCGTGCTGATCAACCACCCCGAGTCTCCGGACTCGCTGACCGACGTCGCCCACCTCGTCGAGAGCTGTGCCGACTTCGGTCTCGAGTCGATCGTCTGCGTCCACAGCCACGAGATGGGGAATGCGGCGCTGGCGTTCGACCCCGACTGCCTGCTGTTCGAGAACCCCGCGGACGTCGCGACCGACCGCGCGATGTCCCGGACGGAGCCGGGCCGACTCGAGCGGTTCGTCGACCTCGTCGCCGCCGAGCATCCGCGAACCAGGGTGATGGCTGGCGGCGGGATCAGCGTCGCCGAAGACGTCGAGCGGGCGTTCGACCTGGGCGTCGACGCCGCGGGGGCCGCCTCGGCGTTCCTCGAGGCCGACGACCGGCGGGCGTGGCTACGCGACGTGGCGGCGGCGATTCCAGGTTCGGATCGACTCGAGTGA
- a CDS encoding ArsR family transcriptional regulator — MNPPGHASGDEPDTWHLLQAVTTTSRANIVADIVGHPKGAPSVDELAKTNPSLEKDTIRGHLSVLKEVGVVEELVIPAGERTRGYPYKFYRLTERARTLFDSNDLFPESAWKRQYARLTRDAELRELERMPRPAPEQEHGDDPETEATAD, encoded by the coding sequence ATGAACCCGCCGGGACACGCGAGCGGCGACGAACCCGACACCTGGCACCTGCTGCAGGCGGTCACCACCACGAGTCGAGCCAACATCGTCGCCGATATCGTGGGCCACCCGAAGGGAGCACCCAGCGTCGACGAACTCGCGAAGACCAACCCCAGTCTCGAGAAGGACACGATCCGGGGCCACCTCTCCGTACTGAAAGAAGTCGGCGTCGTCGAGGAACTCGTTATCCCAGCCGGGGAACGGACGCGGGGCTACCCGTACAAGTTCTATCGGCTCACCGAGCGGGCGCGGACGCTCTTCGATTCGAACGATCTCTTCCCCGAGTCGGCGTGGAAGCGCCAGTACGCCCGGCTCACCAGGGACGCCGAGCTGCGCGAACTCGAGCGGATGCCGCGACCCGCACCCGAGCAGGAACACGGCGACGATCCGGAGACTGAAGCCACGGCGGATTGA
- a CDS encoding PINc/VapC family ATPase translates to MNVVPDTSVVIDGRVSATIEDGQFEGATVSVPEAVVAELEAQANDGLDSGWDGLTELKRLAELADEGAIDLEYVGERPSAIERGHASEGEIDALIRDLAEELAATFVTSDIVQAEVAEAKGLEVDYISPEVRRVGTLAIEEFFDDETMSVHLKTDAVPMAKRGSLGEMRYEPIADEPMDEETMDEYAREVVDGAREATGGFIELSEPGMKIVQFRNYRIAIARPPFADGIEVTAVRPIAQTDIEDYEHADELKARLLEHQRGVLISGSPGAGKSTFAQSVARYLNDNDYAVKTMEKPRDLQVGPEITQYTALGGQMAKTADALLMVRPDYTIYDEVRKTDDFEVFADMRLAGVGMIGVVHATRPIDALQRLIGRVELGVIPQVVDTVVYIEAGEVSTVYDVKTEVKVPAGLTEEDLARPVILVTDFQTGEPAYEIYTFNRQIVTVPLADEDERESGVDRLAKGEIEREIRSIARGYVDVDLVSQNKAVVYVDQDDISTVIGKGGGRITDVENRLGINIDVRTHDQNPHQGQDGANASPSSAKPAGQIVTPEITSRHIVVPVEGNPGETVEVQAAGEYLFTATVSRGGEIQVSRGSAIADELERAIDRKDPITVVRS, encoded by the coding sequence ATGAACGTCGTGCCGGACACGAGCGTGGTCATCGACGGCCGCGTTTCGGCGACGATAGAAGACGGGCAGTTCGAGGGAGCGACGGTTTCGGTCCCGGAAGCAGTCGTCGCCGAACTCGAGGCACAGGCGAACGATGGCCTCGACAGCGGCTGGGACGGCCTCACCGAGCTCAAGCGGCTCGCCGAGCTGGCCGACGAGGGCGCAATCGACCTCGAGTACGTCGGCGAGCGCCCGAGCGCCATCGAGCGCGGCCACGCCTCCGAAGGCGAGATCGACGCGCTCATCCGCGACCTCGCCGAGGAGCTCGCGGCCACCTTCGTGACGAGCGACATCGTCCAGGCCGAAGTCGCCGAGGCGAAAGGGCTCGAGGTCGACTACATCTCCCCCGAAGTGCGCCGCGTCGGGACCCTCGCCATCGAGGAGTTCTTCGACGACGAGACGATGAGCGTCCACTTGAAGACCGACGCCGTACCGATGGCCAAACGCGGCTCGCTGGGCGAGATGCGCTACGAGCCGATCGCCGACGAGCCCATGGACGAGGAGACGATGGACGAGTACGCCCGCGAGGTCGTCGACGGCGCTCGAGAGGCCACCGGCGGGTTCATCGAGCTCTCCGAGCCGGGCATGAAGATCGTCCAGTTCCGTAACTACCGGATCGCGATCGCCCGCCCACCCTTCGCCGACGGCATCGAGGTCACCGCCGTCAGGCCGATCGCCCAGACCGACATCGAGGACTACGAACACGCCGACGAGCTGAAAGCGCGACTGCTCGAGCACCAGCGCGGCGTCCTCATCTCCGGCTCGCCCGGGGCAGGGAAGTCGACGTTCGCCCAGTCGGTCGCCCGCTATCTGAACGACAACGACTACGCGGTGAAGACGATGGAGAAACCCCGGGACCTCCAGGTCGGCCCCGAGATCACCCAGTACACCGCCCTGGGTGGCCAGATGGCGAAGACCGCCGACGCCCTGCTGATGGTCCGACCCGACTACACCATCTACGACGAAGTTCGCAAGACCGACGACTTCGAGGTGTTCGCGGATATGCGCCTCGCGGGGGTGGGCATGATCGGCGTCGTCCACGCCACCCGACCGATCGACGCCCTCCAGCGCCTGATCGGTCGCGTCGAACTCGGCGTGATCCCGCAGGTCGTCGACACCGTCGTCTACATCGAGGCCGGCGAGGTCTCGACGGTGTACGACGTCAAAACCGAGGTGAAGGTGCCTGCGGGGCTCACCGAGGAGGACCTCGCCCGCCCCGTCATCCTCGTCACCGACTTCCAGACCGGCGAACCCGCCTACGAGATCTACACCTTCAACCGCCAGATCGTCACCGTTCCGCTGGCCGACGAGGACGAACGCGAGTCGGGCGTCGACCGCCTCGCCAAAGGCGAGATCGAACGCGAGATCCGGTCGATCGCCCGCGGCTACGTCGACGTCGACCTCGTGAGCCAGAACAAAGCCGTCGTCTACGTCGACCAGGACGACATCTCGACCGTCATCGGCAAGGGCGGCGGCCGGATCACCGACGTCGAGAACCGCTTGGGAATCAACATCGACGTCCGCACCCACGATCAGAACCCACACCAGGGCCAGGACGGCGCGAACGCGTCGCCCTCGAGCGCGAAACCCGCCGGACAGATCGTCACGCCGGAGATCACCTCGAGACACATCGTCGTCCCGGTCGAGGGCAACCCCGGCGAAACCGTCGAGGTGCAGGCCGCCGGCGAGTACCTCTTCACCGCGACGGTGAGCCGCGGCGGCGAGATCCAGGTCTCGCGGGGCAGCGCCATCGCCGACGAACTCGAGCGGGCGATCGACCGGAAGGATCCGATCACGGTCGTTCGATCCTAA
- a CDS encoding globin-coupled sensor protein has translation MDPERTFGRGGFNSFVDVDELVENIGLDEAEIEWRKDFIGFNGEDERRLSDLEPLLREHQESIADDFYANLTQYDEAVEVIERSPKNVEQLKQTQRAYLVTLATGGYDQDYFKNRARVGKLHEIIDMPLKQYVGQYGVYYDLFFRVMNERVHEELTDAFESWAADRAAAAEDADGGGLLGGILGGDAADDEDDSLDELLEDAVREAVDDTMRNMLALLRIINLDLQVAADTYVDSYAQDLERAVQKRDELADEVENDVQAPVEELYEASESVARRAERISDLTEQQATDTGKAARELSDVSATVQEVASITDEVGRASERTEQLAASGTESADETLSALEDIDEATERVAAAATALEERTNEIDDVVERIDELAKRTKVLATNANIEASRAGGSSGTLSVIADEVMSFSERARDDLDEIEDAVEAVRKGSVEMVDAADETVDLVEDGTGRVRETIDDLDEIYESARATASGMEDVTAATDQQAESVELIATTVEDVARTADHVAGEAEAVAAASQEQTANIREVATSVHRLTQTEEITEPPVYEQLQQPQS, from the coding sequence ATGGATCCGGAACGTACGTTCGGACGTGGGGGCTTCAACAGCTTCGTCGACGTCGACGAACTCGTCGAGAACATCGGGCTCGACGAGGCGGAGATCGAGTGGCGAAAGGACTTCATCGGGTTCAACGGCGAAGACGAGCGGCGGCTGTCTGACCTCGAGCCGCTGCTTCGAGAACACCAGGAGTCGATCGCGGACGACTTCTACGCCAACCTGACGCAGTACGACGAGGCGGTCGAGGTCATCGAGCGGTCGCCGAAGAACGTCGAGCAGCTCAAACAGACCCAGCGGGCGTACCTCGTGACGCTCGCTACCGGCGGCTACGACCAGGACTACTTCAAGAACCGCGCCCGGGTCGGCAAACTCCACGAGATCATCGACATGCCCCTCAAACAGTACGTGGGGCAGTACGGCGTCTACTACGACCTCTTTTTCAGGGTGATGAACGAGCGAGTCCACGAGGAACTTACCGACGCGTTCGAGTCGTGGGCCGCCGATCGCGCGGCCGCCGCCGAGGACGCCGACGGTGGTGGGCTGCTCGGCGGCATTCTGGGCGGTGACGCCGCAGACGACGAGGACGACTCCCTCGACGAACTGCTCGAGGACGCCGTCCGCGAGGCCGTCGACGACACGATGCGGAACATGTTGGCGCTGTTGCGCATCATCAACCTCGATCTGCAGGTGGCGGCGGACACCTACGTCGACTCCTACGCACAGGATCTCGAACGAGCGGTCCAGAAACGCGACGAACTGGCGGACGAGGTCGAAAACGACGTCCAGGCGCCCGTCGAAGAGCTCTACGAGGCGAGCGAGTCAGTCGCCAGGCGTGCCGAACGGATCAGCGACCTGACCGAGCAACAGGCGACCGACACCGGGAAAGCCGCGAGGGAACTCTCTGACGTCAGCGCCACGGTCCAGGAGGTCGCCTCGATCACCGACGAGGTGGGTCGGGCGAGTGAACGGACCGAGCAACTGGCTGCCAGCGGCACGGAGTCGGCCGACGAGACGCTCTCTGCCCTCGAAGACATCGACGAGGCGACCGAGCGCGTCGCCGCCGCGGCGACCGCCCTCGAGGAACGAACGAACGAGATTGACGACGTCGTCGAGCGGATCGACGAACTCGCCAAGCGGACGAAGGTGCTCGCGACTAACGCCAACATCGAGGCCTCCCGGGCTGGTGGCAGCAGCGGGACGCTCTCGGTCATCGCCGACGAGGTCATGTCGTTCTCCGAACGGGCTCGAGATGACTTAGACGAGATCGAGGATGCGGTCGAAGCCGTTCGGAAGGGCTCAGTCGAGATGGTCGACGCCGCCGACGAGACCGTCGACCTCGTCGAGGACGGAACCGGTCGGGTTCGTGAGACGATCGACGACCTCGATGAGATCTACGAATCTGCGCGGGCGACCGCCAGCGGGATGGAAGACGTCACCGCCGCCACCGACCAGCAGGCCGAGAGCGTCGAGCTGATCGCGACAACCGTCGAGGACGTCGCCCGGACCGCCGACCACGTCGCCGGCGAGGCCGAGGCGGTGGCCGCCGCGAGCCAGGAGCAGACGGCGAACATCAGGGAGGTCGCCACGTCGGTCCACCGACTCACCCAGACCGAGGAGATCACCGAACCACCGGTGTACGAACAGCTCCAGCAGCCCCAGTCCTGA